The following proteins are co-located in the Gloeocapsa sp. PCC 7428 genome:
- a CDS encoding glutaredoxin family protein: MRLILYSKPGCHLCEGLEEKLAQIHSFSFDLEVRDITTRADWVETYQYEVPVLCQDNNGKETQIPRPSPRASVSQLEQLLQKYLKTHDSE, translated from the coding sequence ATGCGATTAATCTTATACAGTAAGCCAGGGTGCCATTTGTGTGAGGGATTGGAGGAAAAATTGGCACAAATTCACTCATTCAGCTTCGATTTGGAAGTACGAGACATTACAACTCGTGCAGATTGGGTTGAGACGTATCAGTATGAAGTTCCAGTCCTGTGTCAGGACAACAATGGCAAAGAAACGCAAATTCCTCGTCCTTCCCCCCGCGCCAGTGTGTCGCAGTTGGAGCAATTGCTACAGAAATATCTCAAAACTCATGATTCAGAGTAA
- a CDS encoding EAL domain-containing protein, translating into MNSSPLDASRTILIVDDVPENLRVLSKTLLGQGYQVRCAKNGAMALMGANTAPPDVILLDIKMPDLDGYEVCRRLKASPTTRDIPVVFLSASDDVLDKVKAFEVGGVDYITKPFEIAEVLARVQSQIALRSAKAEISQLNTQLEQRIQQRTLQLQAANQQLQREIGERKLAEKRLQESEERLESILNSLEEVVWSVCPKTRKLFYLNPAAQKVYGRPVAEFFENPNLWLEAVHPEDRRKVERSHQMLLQQGSAELEYRILQPDGRVRWVSTRSRVIYENGVAVRLDGIVYDITRRKQAEEQLVYDALHDALTGLPNRNLFMERLESALHRAKRNTNYLFAVLFIDLDRFKVVNDSLGHTLGDQLLCAIADLLQQCLRSTDTIARFGGDEFTILLDDIKDITDAIRIAERLQAQLTAPFQLENHTIFSSASIGIALSSPSYLEAQDLLRDADIAMYQAKEQGKARYAIFDQEMYQKTLKLLRLESDLRQALERQEFCLHYQPIISLTTGKLTGFEALIRWRHPQRGLISPTNFISVAEDIGLIVTIGEWVLQEACRQLHVWQAQFPHLMPLKLSVNIAGQQIREPNFIHQIDRVLTETGLDGSYLQLEITESTLIEYAQETVRTLLEIRSRRIQLSIDDFGQGYSSLSYLHRFPINSLKIDRSFVSGMHSNGENYEIVRTITTLAHILGMNVVAEGVETPEQFSVLRTLGCEFGQGYLFARSLNCASATALMANNPQWLELTELNQPL; encoded by the coding sequence ATGAATAGCTCTCCCCTTGATGCATCACGCACAATTTTAATCGTTGACGATGTTCCTGAAAACCTGCGCGTCTTGTCCAAAACTTTGTTAGGACAAGGCTATCAAGTCCGCTGTGCGAAGAATGGTGCTATGGCATTGATGGGAGCTAATACCGCCCCACCCGATGTGATTCTCCTCGATATCAAAATGCCCGATCTTGATGGCTACGAAGTTTGTCGTCGCCTGAAAGCTTCGCCCACAACGCGCGATATTCCAGTGGTTTTCTTGAGTGCTTCGGATGATGTGCTTGATAAAGTCAAAGCTTTTGAAGTCGGCGGAGTAGATTACATTACGAAACCGTTTGAGATTGCAGAAGTTTTAGCCCGCGTTCAAAGTCAGATTGCGCTGCGAAGTGCCAAAGCAGAAATTTCTCAACTCAATACCCAACTCGAACAACGCATTCAACAGCGTACTTTACAACTACAAGCAGCTAACCAACAGCTACAACGCGAAATCGGAGAACGCAAACTTGCAGAAAAACGGCTACAAGAAAGTGAAGAACGACTTGAAAGTATTTTAAATTCCCTAGAAGAAGTTGTGTGGTCAGTTTGTCCAAAAACCCGCAAGCTTTTTTATCTCAATCCGGCTGCGCAAAAAGTTTATGGTCGTCCTGTTGCTGAATTTTTTGAGAATCCCAATTTGTGGTTAGAAGCGGTGCATCCAGAAGATCGCCGCAAAGTTGAGCGATCGCATCAAATGCTACTTCAACAAGGCAGTGCCGAGTTAGAGTATCGAATTTTACAACCTGATGGTCGTGTACGATGGGTGAGTACTCGTAGCCGCGTTATCTACGAAAATGGTGTTGCTGTTCGCCTCGATGGCATTGTTTACGATATTACACGCCGCAAGCAAGCCGAGGAACAATTAGTGTACGATGCCTTGCACGATGCGTTAACGGGTTTACCCAATCGCAATTTATTTATGGAACGCTTAGAAAGCGCGTTACACCGCGCCAAGCGCAATACTAATTATTTATTTGCGGTACTTTTTATCGACTTAGATCGCTTTAAGGTTGTTAATGATAGTTTAGGTCATACTTTAGGCGATCAATTATTATGTGCGATCGCCGATCTGCTTCAACAATGCTTACGCTCTACTGATACAATTGCTCGGTTTGGTGGTGATGAATTTACAATTCTCCTCGACGATATCAAAGATATCACAGATGCGATCCGCATTGCCGAGCGACTCCAAGCACAACTCACCGCACCATTCCAACTCGAAAACCACACAATTTTTTCGAGTGCAAGTATCGGAATTGCCCTCTCTTCGCCAAGCTATCTTGAAGCACAAGATTTACTCCGCGATGCTGATATCGCCATGTATCAAGCTAAAGAACAAGGTAAGGCACGATACGCCATCTTTGACCAAGAAATGTATCAAAAAACTCTAAAACTCTTACGCTTAGAAAGCGATCTACGACAAGCGTTAGAACGTCAGGAGTTTTGCCTCCACTACCAACCAATCATTTCGTTAACGACAGGTAAATTAACAGGTTTTGAAGCATTAATTCGGTGGCGACATCCTCAACGCGGGCTAATCTCCCCCACAAATTTTATTTCTGTCGCTGAAGATATTGGCTTGATTGTGACTATCGGCGAATGGGTGCTACAAGAAGCTTGTCGTCAGCTTCACGTTTGGCAAGCACAATTTCCGCATTTGATGCCGCTTAAATTAAGTGTTAATATCGCTGGACAACAAATTAGAGAACCAAATTTTATTCACCAAATCGACCGAGTTTTAACTGAAACTGGATTGGATGGCAGTTACTTACAATTAGAAATTACTGAAAGTACACTGATTGAGTATGCACAAGAAACCGTTCGGACTTTACTAGAAATTAGGTCGCGACGAATTCAGTTAAGTATTGATGATTTTGGTCAAGGTTATTCATCTTTAAGCTATTTACATCGGTTTCCGATAAATAGTTTGAAAATAGATCGCTCTTTTGTGAGTGGAATGCATTCCAATGGTGAAAACTATGAAATTGTCCGCACAATTACGACGCTTGCGCATATTTTAGGAATGAATGTAGTCGCAGAAGGTGTGGAAACACCTGAACAATTTTCAGTACTAAGAACTTTAGGCTGTGAATTTGGTCAAGGATATCTCTTCGCAAGATCTTTGAATTGCGCCTCAGCTACTGCTTTAATGGCTAATAACCCTCAATGGTTAGAATTGACTGAGCTAAACCAGCCTTTGTAA
- the sbcD gene encoding exonuclease subunit SbcD → MLKILHLSDIHMGSSFSHGRIDPQTGTNTRLEDFVKTLARCIDRAISEPVDLVVFGGDAFPDATPPPFVQEKFASQFRRLVDAQIPTVLLVGNHDQHSQGQGGASLCIYRTLGVPGFIVGDRLMTHHIQTRNGPIQVISLPWLTRSTLLTRPETEGLSLAEVNQLLIDRLRVALEGEIRSLNPEVPTVLLGHLMVDNASYGAERFLAVGKGFTVPLSLLTRPCFDYVALGHVHRHQNLNKSNDPPIIYPGSIERVDFSEEKEDKGYVIVEVERGKVQWEFCPLPVRTFCTIDVDVSNAADPQAKILKAIAQKNIDDAVVRLIYKLRSEQLDQIDTALLHQTLSPAHTYTIQPELISQLARPRVPELGTSNTIDPIEALRTYLNNREDLKDISAPMLEAAHKLLAGDTEEWFNLDPNSTDNAAASSQEATNITDRQLRLL, encoded by the coding sequence ATGCTAAAAATCCTCCACCTATCCGATATTCATATGGGGAGTAGCTTCTCCCACGGACGCATTGACCCTCAAACAGGAACTAATACACGATTAGAGGATTTTGTCAAGACTTTGGCGCGGTGTATTGACCGTGCGATCTCAGAACCGGTTGACCTTGTTGTTTTTGGTGGCGATGCGTTTCCCGATGCAACTCCACCACCGTTTGTCCAAGAAAAATTTGCGAGTCAGTTTCGCCGCTTGGTCGATGCGCAAATTCCCACAGTTTTATTAGTCGGTAATCACGACCAACACTCGCAAGGACAAGGCGGGGCGAGTTTGTGTATTTATCGAACTTTGGGTGTACCAGGATTTATTGTTGGCGATCGCCTCATGACGCACCACATCCAAACGCGTAATGGTCCAATTCAAGTGATTTCGCTACCTTGGCTAACGCGTTCAACGCTGCTAACGCGCCCCGAAACCGAAGGATTGTCTTTAGCTGAAGTTAATCAACTACTTATTGATCGCCTGCGTGTCGCCCTCGAAGGTGAAATTCGTAGCCTTAACCCAGAAGTACCAACGGTGTTATTAGGGCATCTCATGGTTGATAATGCGTCTTACGGTGCTGAACGCTTTTTAGCTGTTGGTAAAGGCTTCACAGTACCGCTATCCTTACTCACTCGTCCTTGTTTTGATTACGTCGCGTTAGGACACGTCCATCGCCACCAGAACTTGAATAAATCAAATGACCCGCCGATTATTTACCCAGGAAGTATTGAACGCGTAGATTTTAGCGAGGAAAAAGAAGATAAAGGCTATGTAATCGTCGAAGTCGAACGCGGTAAAGTGCAGTGGGAATTTTGTCCTTTACCTGTGCGCACATTCTGCACAATTGATGTAGATGTCTCGAATGCTGCTGATCCGCAAGCAAAAATATTAAAGGCGATCGCACAAAAAAATATTGATGACGCTGTTGTGCGTCTTATTTATAAGCTACGTTCTGAACAACTAGACCAAATCGATACAGCATTGTTGCATCAAACATTAAGCCCAGCGCATACTTACACCATTCAACCCGAATTAATTAGCCAACTCGCACGTCCACGCGTACCCGAACTAGGAACAAGTAACACGATTGACCCGATAGAAGCCTTGAGAACTTATTTAAACAATCGGGAAGACCTTAAAGATATCTCAGCCCCGATGTTAGAAGCTGCACACAAGTTGCTAGCGGGTGATACTGAAGAATGGTTCAATCTAGATCCAAATAGCACAGACAACGCAGCCGCTAGCAGCCAAGAAGCTACAAACATTACAGATCGTCAACTGCGCTTACTTTAA
- a CDS encoding metalloregulator ArsR/SmtB family transcription factor, whose translation MEQDIMRSLLRFFKVLADESRLKMLGILANRECSVEELAVLLQLKEPTVSHHLNKLKELQLVKMRAEGNTHLYQLDTEALQGISKEIFSPKQIASLAENIEGEAWERKVLQNFLVDGRLKEIPASRRKRVVILKWLVNQFETGVKYPEIKVNTILKRYHEDCATLRRELIGYQFMQRENSIYWRIPNEERGARGEE comes from the coding sequence ATGGAACAAGATATCATGCGATCGCTGCTGCGCTTTTTTAAAGTGCTAGCCGACGAAAGTCGATTGAAGATGCTGGGGATTCTAGCGAATCGAGAATGCAGTGTGGAAGAATTAGCTGTATTACTGCAATTGAAAGAACCAACGGTATCGCATCATCTCAATAAGCTCAAAGAGTTGCAGTTGGTAAAAATGCGCGCTGAAGGAAATACCCATCTGTATCAGCTAGACACTGAAGCTTTGCAAGGTATCAGCAAAGAGATTTTTTCGCCAAAGCAGATTGCTTCGTTAGCTGAAAATATCGAAGGCGAAGCCTGGGAACGTAAAGTATTGCAAAACTTTCTCGTTGATGGACGACTCAAAGAAATTCCGGCAAGTCGCAGAAAGCGCGTTGTCATTCTCAAGTGGTTAGTAAACCAATTTGAAACAGGAGTCAAGTACCCTGAAATTAAAGTTAATACTATCCTCAAGCGCTACCACGAAGACTGCGCCACACTACGTCGCGAACTGATCGGCTATCAATTCATGCAACGCGAGAATAGTATTTACTGGCGCATACCAAATGAGGAGCGTGGGGCTAGGGGCGAGGAGTGA
- a CDS encoding DICT sensory domain-containing protein has product MDSLYKSILNVEPPPQLLAVSPATLLSLVRATIDVLIEHQIPATLWLKLPPGEIWHAEIQRYHSQVQQPHTTYMILPQGGDNADKFKFPNVPIPLKLNNQLRREYFLAIAASDFCGLILAYRLGPKQRQQKLKENASPTAIRKKPPLVAFYSFEGRVIQPVLNSLKSISQSATLTLEVPAIPEPLFLNQILTKQIHHQEQIRSRTKLRRDRALNKATRTKKQSSFSLKDEFVSELCQELRTPLAHMKMALSLLNSPQLKPAQKQRYLQVLSTECDRQNSLINGLSDLIQLERAVQTPLESVRLSEIVPGVVSTYQPLATEKGIMLAYTVPEDLPSVSCVSAWLKQIVINLLHNSIKFTPTNGQVWVRSRLQGDFVQLEFRDTGIGIAPSEIPKIFDRFYRVRPAAGEDGSGAGLGLTIVQQLLLRCGGSISVKSRLGEGSTFNVLLPVDTSDRSGS; this is encoded by the coding sequence ATGGATTCGCTTTATAAGTCTATTCTCAACGTAGAACCGCCCCCGCAACTTTTAGCTGTCAGCCCTGCAACTTTGCTTTCATTAGTCAGGGCGACAATAGATGTCCTGATTGAACATCAAATTCCAGCGACGCTATGGCTCAAGCTACCACCAGGTGAAATTTGGCACGCAGAAATTCAGCGTTACCACAGCCAAGTACAGCAGCCGCATACTACATACATGATTCTTCCCCAAGGCGGCGACAATGCTGACAAATTCAAGTTTCCTAACGTTCCCATTCCGCTTAAACTAAATAATCAGTTGCGTCGAGAATATTTTTTGGCGATCGCCGCTAGCGATTTTTGTGGTCTCATCCTTGCATACCGACTCGGACCAAAGCAGCGACAACAGAAACTCAAAGAAAATGCATCCCCGACTGCAATCCGCAAAAAACCGCCTTTAGTTGCGTTTTACTCGTTTGAAGGACGTGTGATTCAACCAGTACTTAATAGTCTTAAAAGCATTAGTCAATCAGCTACGTTAACTCTAGAAGTTCCAGCAATTCCTGAACCGTTATTTTTAAATCAAATCTTAACTAAGCAAATTCATCACCAAGAACAAATTCGCAGTCGGACTAAATTACGCCGCGATCGCGCACTTAATAAAGCTACTCGGACGAAAAAGCAAAGTAGTTTTTCTTTAAAAGATGAGTTTGTAAGTGAGTTGTGTCAAGAACTGCGGACACCTTTAGCGCATATGAAAATGGCACTCAGTTTACTCAATTCTCCGCAACTTAAACCTGCACAAAAACAAAGGTATTTGCAAGTACTTAGTACAGAATGCGATCGCCAAAACTCGCTCATTAATGGTTTATCAGACTTAATCCAGCTTGAACGTGCGGTACAAACACCTTTAGAATCAGTGCGCTTAAGTGAAATTGTCCCTGGTGTTGTCAGTACATATCAGCCATTGGCAACCGAAAAAGGCATTATGCTTGCTTACACCGTACCTGAGGATTTACCTTCCGTTTCTTGTGTGAGTGCTTGGCTTAAACAAATTGTGATTAACTTATTGCACAACAGCATCAAGTTTACTCCTACTAACGGTCAAGTTTGGGTGCGATCGCGTCTGCAAGGCGATTTTGTCCAACTCGAATTTCGCGACACAGGTATTGGTATTGCACCGAGTGAAATTCCTAAGATCTTCGATCGCTTCTATCGCGTCCGCCCCGCCGCTGGTGAAGATGGTAGTGGTGCAGGGCTAGGCTTAACCATTGTGCAACAACTTCTCTTACGCTGTGGTGGCTCGATCTCAGTCAAAAGCCGCTTGGGAGAAGGTTCGACTTTTAATGTGCTTTTACCTGTAGATACTTCTGACAGGTCGGGAAGTTGA
- a CDS encoding hybrid sensor histidine kinase/response regulator, with protein sequence MLIVPFILQIFTVVGIVGYFSLRNGQQAVNDLAYQLMDKVNRLVTQHLDSYLSTPQEINQLNIDAIQLGILDLQNFDTAGRYLWKQMQVYDVSYIGYALTTGELVASGRYLDGKGVTIDELSSRTQGKAYTYATDNQGDRTRVLRVYDNYQPLRESWYTYAVKAGKPVWSPVYTWNDPAGHLLISASHPIYDQDKKLIGVFAADFLLTKISNFIRSLDISPSAKIFIIEHDGKLIASSSTEKPFTLLQGKAQRLNVLQSQDVLIRATAKYLYNEFNGFTTISISQELNFQYNNERHFVHVTPWKDTLGLDWLVVVVVPESDFMAQINENTKITIIFCLLAMLLATLLGMLTSRWITQPIRELSAASKAIAYGDLDQKVEIKGVRELDVLSQSFNRMALQLKESFEQLETRVEKRTAQLNEAKQAAEAANRAKSEFLANMSHELRTPLNAVLGFTTLMNQDASLTAEQRENLKIINRSGEHLLTLINDVLDMAKIEAGRITLNKKNFDLYSLLDTIEEMFSCKAQLKGLQLQIEHTLEVPRYINSDEIKLRQILINLVGNAIKFTQEGYVFLRVTTVENQDTTPKPTPQTTLHFEVEDTGIGIAAHETEMLFKPFVQTETGRKSEQGTGLGLAITHKFVQLMGGAITLSSKLGKGTIFQFDIPVELAEATSQETETQRVIGLEPGQPQYRILVVDDHLAMRRILKQTLTNIGFEVREAENGQDAIALWNIWEPHFILMDMRMPIVDGYEATQYIKSQPKGQSTIIVAFTASAFEQERATVLATGCDDFIRKPFREEVIWEKLKQHLGVRYIYENPRSIRETLQEVAPGYVLNADNLNFVMPTAWIAQLHDAAAKLDAETIAQLITEIPTDYAFLAQALQQKVNNFDFDQIIDLAQPSSL encoded by the coding sequence TTGCTTATTGTACCTTTTATACTACAAATTTTTACAGTTGTAGGAATTGTTGGATATTTCTCGCTGCGTAATGGACAACAAGCAGTCAACGACTTGGCGTATCAGTTGATGGATAAAGTCAATCGTCTTGTGACACAGCATCTAGATAGCTATCTATCAACTCCTCAGGAAATTAATCAGCTGAATATTGATGCCATTCAACTGGGAATATTAGACTTACAAAACTTTGACACAGCAGGACGTTACCTTTGGAAACAGATGCAGGTGTATGATGTTAGCTACATCGGTTATGCGCTCACGACAGGTGAACTGGTTGCATCTGGGCGATATTTAGATGGTAAGGGCGTAACTATTGATGAACTCTCGTCGCGTACTCAAGGAAAAGCATACACTTACGCAACGGATAATCAGGGCGATCGCACGCGAGTTTTAAGAGTATATGACAACTATCAACCGTTGAGGGAATCTTGGTATACGTATGCGGTCAAAGCAGGAAAACCTGTGTGGAGTCCAGTATATACCTGGAACGATCCGGCAGGTCACTTGTTAATTTCAGCAAGTCATCCAATTTACGATCAAGACAAAAAACTCATTGGTGTGTTTGCAGCAGATTTCTTACTAACTAAGATTAGTAATTTTATTCGGAGTTTAGATATCAGTCCTTCAGCAAAAATTTTTATTATTGAGCATGATGGCAAGTTAATTGCTAGTTCGAGTACAGAAAAACCATTTACACTTCTTCAAGGCAAAGCCCAAAGACTCAATGTTTTACAAAGTCAAGATGTATTAATTCGAGCAACAGCAAAGTATTTATACAATGAATTTAACGGCTTTACCACAATTAGTATTAGCCAGGAACTAAATTTTCAGTACAATAATGAACGTCATTTTGTCCACGTAACACCGTGGAAAGACACACTTGGACTTGATTGGTTAGTGGTGGTGGTTGTGCCTGAATCTGACTTCATGGCACAGATTAATGAAAATACAAAAATAACAATTATTTTTTGTTTATTAGCAATGCTACTGGCTACGCTTTTAGGAATGTTGACCTCGCGATGGATTACCCAGCCGATTCGAGAACTCAGCGCAGCTAGCAAAGCGATCGCCTATGGAGATTTAGACCAAAAAGTTGAGATTAAAGGAGTCAGAGAACTGGATGTCTTATCGCAGTCATTTAATCGGATGGCATTACAACTCAAAGAATCCTTTGAACAGCTAGAAACAAGAGTAGAAAAACGCACAGCCCAACTCAACGAAGCTAAACAAGCTGCCGAAGCTGCGAATCGTGCTAAAAGTGAATTTCTTGCTAACATGAGTCATGAATTGCGTACTCCTTTAAATGCAGTTCTTGGCTTTACAACATTGATGAATCAAGACGCCTCCCTCACCGCTGAACAACGAGAAAATCTAAAAATTATTAATCGCAGTGGCGAACACTTGCTGACATTAATTAATGACGTTCTTGATATGGCAAAAATTGAGGCAGGTCGTATTACATTAAATAAAAAAAACTTTGACCTATATAGCCTTTTAGATACAATTGAAGAAATGTTCTCCTGCAAAGCTCAGTTAAAAGGCTTACAGCTACAAATTGAGCATACCTTAGAAGTCCCTCGCTACATTAATTCAGACGAAATCAAACTACGCCAGATTCTGATTAATCTTGTCGGCAATGCGATTAAATTTACACAAGAAGGCTATGTGTTTTTGCGCGTAACAACCGTAGAGAATCAAGATACAACACCAAAGCCCACTCCACAAACAACACTACATTTTGAGGTAGAAGATACGGGAATAGGAATCGCAGCGCATGAAACCGAAATGCTATTTAAACCTTTTGTGCAAACGGAAACAGGGCGAAAATCCGAACAAGGAACAGGGTTAGGTTTAGCGATCACGCACAAATTTGTTCAACTAATGGGAGGCGCAATTACACTCAGTAGCAAGTTAGGAAAAGGCACGATTTTCCAGTTCGATATTCCCGTTGAACTCGCCGAAGCTACATCACAAGAAACTGAGACTCAACGCGTTATTGGTTTAGAGCCAGGACAACCACAGTATCGGATTTTAGTCGTTGACGATCACTTAGCGATGCGCCGTATTCTGAAACAAACGCTAACTAACATTGGGTTTGAGGTACGCGAAGCTGAAAATGGTCAAGACGCGATCGCGCTGTGGAACATCTGGGAACCACACTTCATCTTGATGGATATGCGGATGCCGATTGTCGATGGCTATGAAGCAACTCAATATATTAAATCCCAACCAAAAGGTCAATCAACAATTATTGTTGCTTTCACGGCTAGTGCGTTTGAGCAAGAACGAGCAACTGTCTTAGCAACAGGTTGCGATGATTTTATTCGTAAGCCGTTTCGCGAAGAAGTTATTTGGGAAAAGCTCAAGCAACATCTTGGTGTCCGTTATATTTATGAAAATCCACGTTCAATTCGCGAAACGCTGCAAGAAGTAGCCCCAGGTTACGTGCTAAATGCTGACAACCTCAACTTTGTGATGCCAACTGCGTGGATCGCGCAACTGCACGATGCAGCAGCGAAACTTGACGCTGAAACAATAGCACAACTCATTACAGAAATTCCTACAGATTATGCATTCCTAGCACAAGCATTGCAACAAAAAGTAAATAACTTTGACTTTGATCAAATTATCGACTTAGCTCAGCCATCCTCGTTATGA
- a CDS encoding UDP-N-acetylmuramoyl-L-alanyl-D-glutamate--2,6-diaminopimelate ligase, with amino-acid sequence MKLRELLKNIASVVEVPQHAAIDTEVTGLKTNSHACQAGDLFIGMPGTRVDGGEFWQSAIASGAIAALISTDAAKKQPVTTDACVIVATDMVEACASSAAAFYGYPAKQLKLVGVTGTNGKTTTTHLIEFFLTQAQFPTALMGTLYTRWQGYEQTATHTTPFAVELQQQLAAARDAGCQWGVMEVSSHALAQGRVMGCPFEVGVFTNLTQDHLDFHKDMEDYFAAKALLFSPDYLQGRAVINADDAYGQRLIAQIPAQQLWRYSVHNAEGSDFWTSDLNYEPTGVSGMLHTPKGDIAFRSPLVGEYNLSNMLASVAAALHLGVDLELIAQALPKFTEVPGRMERVQIDAKQDISVIVDYAHTPDSLENLLKASRPFIPGKMICVFGCGGDRDRTKRPKMGAIAAQLADIAVVTSDNPRTEDPERILQDILAGIPKTVQPKVIGDRASAIRTAILEAQPGDGVLIAGKGHEDYQILGTEKIHFDDREQARFALQERHNAQMMQGSGG; translated from the coding sequence ATGAAATTGCGCGAATTGTTGAAAAATATTGCAAGTGTTGTCGAAGTACCCCAACACGCAGCAATCGATACGGAAGTTACGGGGTTAAAAACAAACTCTCATGCTTGTCAAGCAGGAGATCTGTTTATTGGAATGCCAGGGACGCGAGTTGATGGCGGCGAATTTTGGCAAAGTGCGATCGCATCGGGCGCGATCGCCGCGTTAATTTCCACCGATGCGGCAAAAAAACAGCCCGTGACAACGGATGCTTGTGTCATTGTGGCAACTGATATGGTAGAAGCCTGCGCCTCTTCGGCTGCGGCTTTTTATGGCTACCCTGCAAAACAACTCAAACTTGTAGGGGTGACGGGTACGAATGGCAAAACGACAACAACGCACCTCATTGAATTTTTTCTGACGCAAGCGCAATTTCCCACTGCATTGATGGGAACTCTCTACACGCGATGGCAAGGTTATGAGCAAACCGCAACGCACACTACACCCTTCGCCGTCGAACTTCAGCAGCAACTAGCCGCAGCCCGTGACGCGGGTTGTCAGTGGGGCGTGATGGAAGTGAGTTCCCATGCTTTAGCCCAAGGGCGGGTGATGGGCTGTCCGTTTGAAGTTGGGGTGTTCACAAATTTAACGCAAGACCACCTTGACTTCCACAAGGATATGGAAGATTATTTTGCGGCGAAAGCACTGTTATTTAGCCCTGATTATCTTCAAGGACGCGCGGTGATTAATGCGGATGATGCTTACGGACAAAGACTCATTGCACAAATACCTGCGCAGCAACTATGGCGCTATAGCGTCCACAATGCGGAGGGATCTGATTTTTGGACGAGCGATCTAAACTATGAACCGACGGGTGTGAGTGGAATGCTGCATACACCCAAAGGAGATATTGCGTTTCGTTCGCCTTTAGTCGGCGAGTACAACCTTTCAAATATGTTGGCATCTGTTGCCGCAGCGTTACACCTGGGTGTAGATTTAGAATTAATTGCCCAAGCTTTACCAAAATTTACGGAAGTTCCTGGGCGGATGGAACGCGTGCAAATCGATGCCAAGCAAGATATTAGCGTGATTGTCGATTACGCGCACACACCTGATAGTTTAGAAAATTTACTCAAAGCCTCGCGACCGTTTATTCCAGGTAAGATGATCTGCGTGTTTGGTTGTGGTGGCGATCGCGATCGCACGAAGCGTCCGAAAATGGGAGCAATTGCCGCGCAACTTGCAGATATCGCGGTTGTCACGTCAGATAACCCGCGTACTGAAGACCCCGAACGCATTTTGCAAGATATTTTAGCCGGAATTCCCAAAACCGTACAGCCAAAAGTAATCGGCGATCGCGCGAGTGCGATTCGTACAGCGATCCTCGAAGCCCAACCAGGAGATGGCGTACTTATTGCGGGGAAAGGTCACGAAGACTACCAAATTTTAGGAACAGAAAAAATCCACTTTGACGATCGCGAACAAGCAAGATTTGCTTTGCAAGAAAGACACAACGCCCAAATGATGCAAGGGAGTGGTGGTTAG
- the cysH gene encoding phosphoadenosine phosphosulfate reductase, whose protein sequence is MSFSTESQTQTDSFDLDQLNQRFDTAHPREILAWCVEHIVKGLVQTSAFNVDDMVITDILYRDLKHAVPVIFLDTLHHFPQSLEFVAKAKETYNLDLRIYKTPDVNTREAFAAKYGEALWNKDIEKFHHVTKIEPLQRGLEELNTVAWITGRRRDQAVTRADMPVFELDAQQRLKVNPLASWTRKDSWNYVFQHNVIYNPLHDQGYPSIGDEPITTPVAEGEDERAGRWRGMGKTECGIHI, encoded by the coding sequence ATGAGCTTTTCGACCGAATCTCAGACGCAGACTGATAGTTTTGATTTAGATCAACTTAACCAGAGATTTGATACTGCTCATCCAAGAGAGATTTTAGCTTGGTGCGTTGAGCATATTGTAAAGGGACTAGTGCAAACGAGTGCCTTTAATGTTGATGATATGGTCATCACTGATATCTTATACCGCGACCTCAAGCACGCAGTTCCAGTCATTTTTCTCGACACGTTACATCACTTTCCCCAATCATTAGAATTTGTTGCCAAAGCGAAGGAAACGTACAACCTTGACTTGCGCATCTATAAAACTCCTGATGTAAACACGCGGGAAGCATTTGCCGCTAAATATGGTGAAGCCTTGTGGAACAAAGATATCGAGAAATTTCACCACGTCACAAAAATTGAACCTTTGCAGCGTGGTTTGGAGGAACTCAACACCGTTGCTTGGATTACGGGACGACGTCGCGACCAAGCTGTGACCCGTGCCGATATGCCAGTATTTGAATTAGATGCCCAACAGCGTCTTAAGGTGAATCCTTTGGCAAGTTGGACGCGTAAAGATTCCTGGAATTATGTTTTCCAACACAATGTCATTTACAACCCACTCCACGACCAAGGTTATCCCAGCATCGGCGACGAACCAATCACCACCCCCGTCGCTGAAGGCGAAGACGAACGCGCAGGACGCTGGCGCGGTATGGGTAAAACTGAATGCGGAATTCATATCTGA